One stretch of Streptomyces sp. MMBL 11-1 DNA includes these proteins:
- a CDS encoding cysteine hydrolase family protein, which yields MTPAPALVPAPVPALLVIDMQNALVAMAYRASATVAAIAGLQERAKAAGAPVVLVQQRDEELEPGTEGWRIVPELAPAPGETVVPKAAPDSFLDTELDAVLRARGVTEVVVTGFATEICVESTARQALSRGYDVVLVADGHTTSVRPGPGPYAAPEASVAHHNEIYRNLRFPGRRVRVLPSAEVDFTGGAPAPVG from the coding sequence GTGACGCCCGCCCCCGCGCTCGTCCCCGCTCCCGTCCCCGCTCTCCTCGTCATCGACATGCAGAACGCCCTGGTGGCGATGGCGTACCGGGCGTCCGCCACCGTCGCGGCCATCGCCGGACTCCAGGAGCGGGCCAAGGCGGCCGGTGCGCCGGTGGTGCTGGTGCAGCAGCGGGACGAGGAGCTGGAACCCGGGACCGAGGGGTGGCGGATCGTGCCCGAACTGGCGCCCGCCCCCGGTGAGACGGTCGTGCCCAAGGCCGCCCCGGACAGCTTCCTGGACACGGAACTGGACGCGGTCCTGCGCGCCCGGGGGGTCACCGAGGTCGTCGTCACCGGGTTCGCGACCGAGATCTGCGTCGAGTCCACGGCCCGGCAGGCGTTGAGCCGGGGGTACGACGTGGTGCTCGTCGCGGACGGGCACACCACGTCCGTCCGCCCCGGCCCCGGCCCGTACGCCGCGCCGGAGGCGTCCGTCGCGCACCACAACGAGATCTACCGCAACCTCCGCTTCCCCGGCCGCCGGGTGCGCGTACTGCCGTCGGCCGAGGTGGACTTCACGGGCGGGGCCCCGGCGCCGGTGGGGTGA
- a CDS encoding N-acetyltransferase: MELNITTLAERPELADALDRMPDTWPEFILEDLVGWANFPRIAVEFPQYVLVATDPEGVVVARAFSVPFLLDTPGRGELPVGGWDQVLLWAFSDLRRGNTPDTVSAIDITVATGHLGKGISGRMLAAMRDNARRLGFGQVVAPVRPNGKHLRPGRPMEEYARLTRAEDGLPEDPWLRVHARAGGKVDSVATVSMTVRGSLAQWREWTGLPFDTDGPVEVPGALVPVHCALEHGYAVYVEPNVWVRHRL; this comes from the coding sequence ATGGAGCTGAACATCACCACCCTCGCCGAGCGCCCGGAGCTGGCCGACGCCCTGGACCGGATGCCGGACACCTGGCCGGAGTTCATCCTGGAGGACCTCGTCGGCTGGGCGAACTTCCCGCGGATCGCGGTCGAGTTCCCCCAGTACGTGCTGGTCGCCACCGACCCCGAGGGTGTCGTGGTCGCCCGCGCGTTCAGCGTGCCCTTCCTGCTGGACACCCCCGGGCGCGGCGAACTGCCCGTCGGCGGCTGGGACCAGGTGCTGCTGTGGGCCTTCTCGGACCTGCGGCGCGGGAACACGCCCGACACGGTCAGCGCGATCGACATCACGGTGGCCACCGGCCATCTGGGCAAGGGGATATCGGGCCGGATGCTCGCCGCGATGCGCGACAACGCGCGACGGCTCGGCTTCGGGCAGGTCGTCGCCCCGGTGCGGCCGAACGGCAAGCACCTGCGCCCCGGCCGGCCGATGGAGGAGTACGCCCGGCTGACCCGTGCCGAGGACGGGCTGCCCGAGGATCCCTGGCTGCGGGTGCACGCCCGGGCGGGCGGGAAGGTGGACTCGGTCGCCACCGTGTCGATGACCGTGCGTGGTTCGCTCGCCCAGTGGCGCGAGTGGACCGGGTTGCCGTTCGACACGGACGGCCCGGTGGAGGTGCCGGGGGCGCTCGTCCCGGTGCACTGCGCGCTCGAGCACGGTTACGCGGTCTACGTCGAGCCCAACGTCTGGGTACGGCACCGGCTGTGA
- a CDS encoding GNAT family N-acetyltransferase, with the protein MTTTPPSASAGPVLIRPARAADLDLLERHLPSPGRTRRHAARFDRQEQGLSTFLTAWADDVPVGTAQILWQGCAAPEVQARFPGCPELNGLGIWPPELRSRGIGTALIRAAEERVRAAGHALIGLGVDDDNHRAAALYLRIGYGETDCRYLDRYAFLDADGVRQEVADPARFLVKELGDAAPGPA; encoded by the coding sequence ATGACGACGACACCTCCGTCCGCCTCCGCCGGTCCCGTACTGATCCGGCCCGCCCGCGCGGCGGACCTCGACCTCCTGGAGCGGCACCTGCCCTCGCCCGGCCGGACCCGGCGGCACGCGGCCCGGTTCGACCGGCAGGAGCAGGGCCTCAGCACCTTCCTCACCGCCTGGGCCGACGACGTACCCGTCGGAACGGCGCAGATCCTCTGGCAGGGCTGCGCGGCCCCGGAGGTCCAGGCCCGTTTCCCCGGCTGCCCCGAGTTGAACGGGCTCGGGATCTGGCCACCGGAGCTGCGCTCCCGGGGCATCGGTACGGCGCTGATCCGGGCGGCGGAGGAGCGGGTCCGGGCCGCCGGTCACGCCCTGATCGGTCTGGGCGTGGACGACGACAACCACCGGGCGGCCGCGCTCTACTTGCGGATCGGTTACGGGGAGACCGACTGCCGCTACCTGGACCGGTACGCGTTCCTCGACGCCGACGGCGTCCGGCAGGAGGTCGCGGATCCGGCCCGCTTCCTGGTCAAGGAGCTCGGCGATGCCGCTCCCGGACCGGCGTGA
- a CDS encoding HNH endonuclease family protein, translating into MIAPRTHGPYRAALPAIGALVAIALAGGCTPDDLTSDDGGGSASGGTSGGARSAEGFGASPLDNPDGTKPGLAPLTTEADRAAARKIIEKVATKGRGPKTGYERKKFGYAWKDGIDGIPLARNGCDTRNDLLARDGKDIEHKAGSDCVVMSMTLQDPYTGERIDWRKQQATEVQIDHVMPLSYDWQMGAARWNESKREQIANDPLNLLPVDGPANNAKRDSGPASWLPPYKPVRCSYAVRFAQVSLKYELPVTTADKRAMLAQCGG; encoded by the coding sequence GTGATAGCTCCCCGTACGCACGGTCCGTACCGAGCGGCCCTGCCCGCCATCGGCGCTCTCGTCGCGATCGCCCTGGCGGGCGGCTGCACCCCCGACGACCTCACGTCCGACGACGGCGGAGGCAGCGCGAGCGGCGGGACCAGCGGTGGCGCGCGGTCCGCCGAGGGCTTCGGCGCCAGCCCGCTGGACAACCCCGACGGTACGAAGCCGGGCCTGGCCCCCCTCACCACCGAAGCGGACCGGGCAGCCGCCCGGAAGATCATCGAGAAGGTGGCCACCAAGGGCCGCGGCCCGAAGACCGGCTACGAGCGGAAGAAGTTCGGCTACGCCTGGAAGGACGGGATCGACGGCATCCCGCTCGCCCGCAACGGCTGCGACACCCGCAACGACCTGCTCGCCCGGGACGGCAAGGACATCGAGCACAAGGCGGGGTCCGACTGCGTCGTCATGTCGATGACGCTCCAGGACCCCTACACCGGCGAGCGCATCGACTGGCGCAAGCAGCAGGCGACCGAGGTGCAGATCGACCATGTGATGCCGCTGTCCTACGACTGGCAGATGGGCGCCGCCCGCTGGAACGAGTCCAAACGCGAGCAGATCGCGAACGACCCGCTCAACCTCCTCCCGGTGGACGGCCCGGCCAACAACGCCAAGCGGGACTCCGGCCCCGCCTCCTGGCTGCCCCCGTACAAGCCGGTCCGCTGCTCCTACGCGGTGCGGTTCGCCCAGGTCTCGCTGAAGTACGAACTCCCGGTCACGACGGCCGACAAGCGGGCCATGCTCGCCCAGTGCGGCGGCTGA